A region of the Pseudochaenichthys georgianus unplaced genomic scaffold, fPseGeo1.2 scaffold_642_arrow_ctg1, whole genome shotgun sequence genome:
gtttctgataaaacaatgacgtcagcgtcagtcgagcccagatacggacaacatCTAGTTTACCtgacagactgcgcacattcaagtggatgaaacccaacccagacctagctttaagatcagcaggagtagcgatctgactactgctactgggcggaccagggttaggttgtacatttcctgacagtaataacaacaacaaaaacaggcatcttttcctcttaaatgacacacatacattgtcatctaatttagaaacaccggaaaagtctgcgagagtgtgattagagcttaagaagcagtcctgaagaaccatcatcgcaggaaaataaaaaagtcgagcagattgactgtgacaaggcaaccggtaattgtttgagcaacacatccgaacctttgcaggggatgcccactgcaggtggcagaacagacctgaatccagtagactcctcagaatgacgagagatcttctcatagtccaacacagctaacaggcacagcagaatctgaTATGGGCCATTCTCCCAGACCAGCAGagcatccggataggcgtgcaagcaggcccgaaatgtggaggcgctccgttctcctcgcaatatccccggtgcagaacctccttagtacagcaggataggcgaagcaggaccagctcgaggcgtagaggcgctccggtctctcagcgatatccccgtggtaaaacgtcctcggcaccgtagagcacgacaggtggagcaggtggatacaggcctccgctacagcaggtgtaaagcaggccgcagcccgaacgcgaagccgctccggtctctccgttaaaatctcgccaggacagcagcacacgacaagtggaagcaggtccccgccacagcacaactgggcaggtggaaaaagggggcccaaacaacaacgtgcagccactccgtctctccgcgaatTCCCGGGAAAAACCTCCCCACAACAGCACAGGTAAGCCTCCTCTCCACGCCGACGGCAGAGAGGCAGCCCTGCCCCTCACTTTCCACGCTCCGTGAGGCggatgagaaaatgtgctccgctCGCGAAAATGTGCTCCGCTCGCGAAAATGCGCTCCGCTCGCTCTGATCGACGAGTGTAGAGTGACATAATAATGTATAGAAGTCTACGAGAAGTCCtcataatgtattgaagtctaCGAGAAGTCCTCATAATGTACAGAAGGCTACGAGAAGTCCTCATAATGTATAGAAGTCTACGAGAAGTCGTCATAATGTACAGAAGGCTACGAGAAGTCCTCATAATGTATAGAAGTCTACGAGAAGTCCTCATAATGTACTGAAGTCTACGAGAAGTCCTCATAATGTACAGAAGGCTACGAGAAGTCCTCATAATGTATAGAAGTCTACGAGAAGTCGTCATAATGTATAGAAGTCTACGAGAAGTCCtcataatgtattgaagtctaCGAGAAGTTCTCATAATGTACAGAAGGCTACGAGAAAATGTTAACATCAGTGTCATCATCAGAGAGGTCATGATCTCTGGATGGGTTCCGATGGTTCTGATGGTTCTGATGGTTCTGATGGTTCCGATGGTTCTGATGGTTCCGATGGTTCCGATGGTTCTGATGGTTCTGATGGTTCCGATGGTTCCGATGGTTCTGATGGTTCTGATGGTTCCGATGGTTCTGATGGTTCCGATAGTTCTGATGGTTCCGATGGTTCCGATGGTTCCGATGGTTCCGATGGTTCCGATGGTTCTGATGGTTCTGATGGTCTGCACATTGAGACGTTTCCTGAGAACAGAGTGTTTGTCTGGGTGTTGAGCAGGAAGTGTGAAAACTCTGAGATGTTTTTCTGATTTACATCCTGAGAGTAACCGCTGCTTCCTGTCGCTGAACGATATACTGAGCGCAGAGAGGCACCAACCTCAGAGGGGGGGTCTGCTCAGAGAGACTCATAACACAGATCTGCAGAGGCACCAACCTCAGAGGGGGGGTCTGCTCAGAGAGACTCATAACACAGATCTGCAGAGGCACCAACCTCAGAGGGGGGGTCTGCTCAGAGAGACCCATAACACAGATCTGCAGAGACAGTGTTCAGATATATTCAGCAGAGTTTGTTGGAGTTCATCCCGGACCTTTCTGGTTCTGGTCTtgctggttctggttctggtctTGCTAGTTCAGGTCTtgctggttctggttctggtctTGTTGGTTCAGGTCTtgctggttctggttctggtctTGCTGGTTCAGGTCTtgctggttctggttctggtctTGCTGGTTCAGGTCTtgctggttctggttctggtctTGCTGGTTCAGGTATTGCTGGTTCTGGTGCTGGTTATTTGGTGTCCTGGAGCCCCGATGGTACGGGTCCTGGTCCTGGTTCTGGTCCTTGCGGCGGCGGCGGCTCGGGCTCTCAGCGGAGACGGAGACGGAGACGGAGACTCAGGTCAGAAACACTTTGCAAACTCATGAAATCCTTCGTTAAAACATTTctaaataaaatacataaaagACTGTAAACATGTTGAGACCATCTGAAACAAGGCGTTAGGGGTAAAAGTATCAAATACACAGTATTATCAATACTTCTGTATACTTGACGTACTAAAAGTCCTCTAATCTCTTATttcattatatataaatatgaatgTACTGACGGTCGAGATGATATGAATACGTTAAATACATGAAATGCTGACTGATGTTTTTTAATATCATTATTCATTTATGTGTGTTTacgtcatatatatatatatatatatatatatacacagtaaatacatatatacTGTACTCCTAACTGAGTTTATGTTAAACTCTACAGGTTCACTAACTCCTAATATTATATTTAATATCTaagattattatattatttattatatattgtaCATTACATTATATCTGTCCCCCCCtataaagaaaatatataaatatatataactatatatatataatgtatgatgtcatATCTCATGAAGGGGTGGTGTGCTCCTCCAACCTCCTGCTGTCCGGCTGCAGTCTGAGCTGtcagctggggggggggggaggtgaggatgatgaagatgaagagGCTTTGGAGAAAATGAGCGTCTGGTGAATATTTCATTTTAATAATGAGTTTATTTCAAAATGACAGCTCTCTTCTGTTTGGTTcacggaaagtgtgtgtgtgtgtgtgtgtgtgtgtgtgtgtgtgtgtgtgtgtgtgtgtgtgtgtgtgtgtgtgtgtgtgtgtgtgtgtgtgtgtgtgtgtgtgtgtgtgtgtgtgtgtgtgtgtgtgtgtgtgtgtgtgtgtgtgtgtgtgtgtgtgtgtgtagttacaCAGATGTCAGCAGTGGGTCCAGATGTTACAATGTCTccggccccccccccctggtctccccccccctcctgaaCCCAGTGATCCAGTACAGAGTGACTCTGCtcctgaggggggggggcagacgcAGCCGGACCCTGGACCTGAAGACCGTCGGTGAGACACCATCATTTATaggaatatatgtatatatatataactgtgtagtatgagcagtatgaacatggaggcgtgtggtgcagtgggtagtgcgttggtgttgggatcagggttcaaaccccactgcagtcagcatgtcgttgtgtccctgagacgcttcaccccaaagtgctcctgtggggattgtcctctgtgtgtattaatacactagatacacacagcagcctgagagcagtatgaacagtgtgtattaatacactagatacacacagcagcctgagagcagtatgaacagtgtgtattaatacactagatacacacagcagcctgagagcagtaggaacagtgtgtattaatacactagatacacacagcagcctgagagcagtatgaacagtgtgtattaatacactagatacacacagcagcctgagagcagtatgaacagtgtgtattaatacactagatacacacagcagcctgagagcagtatgaacagtgtgtattaatacactagatacacatagcagcctgagagcagtatgaacagtgtgtattaatacactagatatacacagcagcctgagagcagtaggaacagtgtgtattaatacactagatacacacagcagcctgagagcagtatgaacagtgtgtattaatacactagatacacacagcagcctgagagcagtatgaacagtgtgtattaatacactagatacacacagcagcctgagagcagtatgaacagtgtgtattaatacactagatacacacagcagcctgagagcagtatgaacagtgtgtattaatacactagatatcagcctgagagcagtatgaacagtgtgtattaatacactagatatcagcctgagagcagtatgaacagtgtgtattaatacactagatacacacagcagcctgagagcagtatgaacagtgtgtattaatacactagatatcagcctgagagcagtatgaacagtgtgtattaatacattaGATACACACaacagcctgagagcagtatgaacagtgtgtattaatacgctagatacacacagcagcctgagagcagtatgaacagtgtgtattaatacactagatacacacagcagcctgagagcagtatgaacagtgtgtattaatacgctagatacacacagcagcctgagagcagtatgaacagtgtgtattaatacactagatacacacagcagcctgagagcagtatgaacagtgtgtattaatacactagatacacacagcagcctgagagcagtaagaacagtgtgtattaatacgctagatacacacagcagcctgagagcagtaagaacagtgtgtattaatacgcTAGATACACatagcagcctgagagcagtatgaacagtgtgtattaatacgctagatacacacagcagcctgagagcagtaagaacagtgtgtattaatacgctagatacacacagcagcctgagagcagtaagaacagtgtgtattaatacgctagatacacacagcagcctgagagcagcaTCTTAAGGCACACCAGATCGGCCGTTTTCGTTAGTCGGACGACGAAGCGTGTCCTGTCGCCCAAACTCCATTTGATGTGTCCCGCAGCACCGGCCGTGACACGCCTTTCATGGCCGACGCATGTTGAATCCGCCGTGCGTCGGacgaagaaatcactctgattggctgttcagcagCGAATCAgagcatgagaagcgaaacggttgCTTGAGAATGTCTTCCACGAGCAGCACTCTTATGGCTGAGCTCCAGAAccgcacgaaacatgttttcgatggacgagagtgaaaatggaacgcacacgctatttgttgttaatatcacgtagtctgttcttcttctctgtcttccggttgttgcctcttttgaatgacgaatacacactaccgccgcctgctggtaaggacagttattgccgctcacgcatgcgcagttcgtgcgtgctcggctgaagtctttgcggtgtgttccagtgcgacacatggccaacacgcaggagaacacggcagagagttctctggtgactgcttggtgtgtcagggcctttatatGTGTATAACTCCAtgtgtacccccccccccagtgaaGCCCCGCCCCCCCAGGTGAGCCTCTCCCTGATggactctatatatatatataactccatgtgtacccccccccccccagtgaagccccgccctcccCAGGTGAGCCTCTCCCTGATggactctatatatatatataactccatgtgtaccccccccccagtgaagccccgccctcccCAGGTGAGACTCTCCCTGATggactctatatatatatataactccatgtgtaccccccccccccagtgaaGCCCCGCCCCCCCAGGTGAGCCTCTCCCTGATggactctatatatatatataactccatgtgtaccccccccccccccagtgaagccccgccctcccCAGGTGAGCCTCTCCCTGATggactctatatatatatataactccatgtgtaccccccccccagtgaagccccgccctcccAGGTGAGACTCTCCCTGATggactctatatatatatataactccatgtgtacccccccccccagtgaaGCCCCGCCCCCCCAGGTGAGACTCTCCCTGATggactctatatatatatataactccatgtgtaccccccccccccagtgaaGCCCCGCCCCCCCAGGTGAGCCTCTCCCTGATggactctatatatatatataactccatgtgtaccccccccccccccagtgaaGCCCCGCCCCCCCAGGTGAGCCTCTCCCTGATggactctatatatatatatataactccatgtgtacccccccccccccccagtgaaGCCCTTCCCCCCCAGGTGAGCCTCTCCCTGATggactctatatatatatataactccaTGTGTACCCCCTCCCcagtgaagccccgccctcccCAGGTGAGCCTCTCCCTGATGGACTCTCAGGTTCTGATCCGCCTCCAGAGCCCCGACAGCAACGACTACCTGAGGGACGACAACCTGCTGTTCCAGATCCAGCTGTGGAGGGGGGGCCGCTCCACTGTGAGTTATtagtattattgttattattattattgtacaaataaataacctgaacattgttgttattattgttgttgttgttgttatatgaTTGTCATGTATGAATGTCCCAGCTGCAGAACCTGTCCTCCCCCTCCCTGCTGCTGGTCCTGGATCAGTACCGGGTCAGAGGTCGTTCTCTGCCTGTTAACGGGCTGCAGGGCAGCTGGAGCTCCTGGAGCCCGACCCTGACCCCCCCGTTGACCCCCCCGCTGACCCCTCCCCGTG
Encoded here:
- the il7r gene encoding interleukin-7 receptor subunit alpha; this translates as MGRCIQIDQIPRVQHRSKVTEPFPGLKEKQDVFLEKNPSLTLSSSAGSVKTLRCFSDLHPESNRCFLSLNDILSAERHQPQRGGLLRETHNTDLQRHQPQRGGLLRETHNTDLQRHQPQRGGLLRETHNTDLQRQCSDIFSRVCWSSSRTFLVLVLLVLVLVLLVQVLLVLVLVLLVQVLLVLVLVLLVQVLLVLVLVLLVQVLLVLVLVLLVQVLLVLVLVIWCPGAPMVRVLVLVLVLAAAAARALSGDGDGDGDSGVVCSSNLLLSGCSLSCQLGGGGGEDDEDEEALEKMSVCYTDVSSGSRCYNVSGPPPLVSPPLLNPVIQYRVTLLLRGGGRRSRTLDLKTVVKPRPPQVSLSLMDSQVLIRLQSPDSNDYLRDDNLLFQIQLWRGGRSTLQNLSSPSLLLVLDQYRVRGRSLPVNGLQGSWSSWSPTLTPPLTPPLTPPRRPAVIGGLLVLLLLPSGLLLLLKNRIFSYVWPNIPHPKHTLMHICKSNKGLMLTLRPEEFSSLKLEKTGEAAPPPSPTGPSPSEEPSCGGGNEYVTMSSFTQSD